In the genome of Granulibacter bethesdensis CGDNIH1, one region contains:
- a CDS encoding phosphoribulokinase, producing MSERHPIISVTGSSGAGTTSVRNIFDHIFRREGIHAAYVEGDAFHRYDRDEMKRQADRAMRQGNPHFSHFGPDANLLKQLENLFHQYGTTGTGQTRHYIHDFDEAAQFGQPPGTFTEWEPLPEDTDLLFYEGLHGALVSDGVNTAAPADLKIGVVPVINLEWIQKIHRDRSARKYSTDQVMETILRRMPDYVHYICPQFTHTDINFQRVPTVDTSNPFIARAIPSADESIVVIRFRDPRGIDFPYLLSMIAGSSMSRANSITIPGTKLELAMQLILTPIILQLVDRGRQAR from the coding sequence ATGTCTGAACGTCATCCCATCATTTCCGTCACCGGCTCCTCCGGTGCTGGCACGACCTCCGTGCGCAATATTTTCGACCATATTTTCCGTCGGGAAGGCATTCACGCGGCCTATGTCGAGGGGGATGCGTTCCACCGTTACGACAGGGATGAAATGAAGCGGCAGGCAGACCGCGCCATGCGCCAGGGCAACCCGCATTTCAGCCATTTCGGCCCGGACGCTAACCTGCTGAAACAGCTTGAAAACCTGTTTCACCAATATGGTACGACCGGGACAGGGCAGACCCGGCACTATATTCATGATTTCGATGAGGCCGCCCAGTTCGGCCAGCCCCCCGGCACATTTACGGAATGGGAGCCACTGCCGGAAGACACCGATCTGCTGTTCTATGAAGGGCTGCATGGCGCGCTGGTGTCGGATGGCGTCAATACAGCTGCCCCCGCCGACCTCAAGATCGGCGTTGTACCGGTTATCAATCTGGAATGGATCCAGAAAATTCACCGCGACCGCTCGGCCCGGAAATATTCCACCGACCAGGTCATGGAGACGATCCTGCGACGCATGCCGGATTACGTGCATTATATCTGCCCGCAATTCACGCACACGGACATCAACTTTCAGCGGGTACCAACAGTCGATACCTCCAACCCGTTCATCGCCCGCGCCATTCCAAGCGCCGATGAATCCATCGTGGTCATTCGGTTCCGCGACCCGCGCGGAATCGACTTTCCCTATTTATTGTCGATGATCGCAGGCAGCTCCATGTCGCGGGCCAATTCCATCACCATTCCCGGCACCAAGCTGGAACTGGCGATGCAGTTGATTCTGACACCGATCATCCTGCAACTGGTGGATCGGGGTCGACAGGCGCGTTAA
- a CDS encoding UbiH/UbiF/VisC/COQ6 family ubiquinone biosynthesis hydroxylase: MVHALPDIPPSSENTLLEADLCIVGAGPVGGTLACRLAAAGLRVAIIDKASLPPMEHPAFDGRAYAIAAGVRNFLAEAGLWDLLPDMPCPIHGIRVSDGKVGRPASPLHLHFDHAETGQDSTSDQAFGWMVEARALRRALNQRLHDDPSIHLFAPADYDIQRMEEGVIIHIHQHGQTPVQLRCALVIAAEGRQSPLRKEAGIRVTKLGYDQIGMVCAVAHEHPHNNIALEHFLPGGPFAQLPMTGIPGSPHISAIVWTERGAVAQRLATLDDARYTKELQRRLGDHLGEIRLLGRRWSYPLSALHAHRYYDTRLLLVGDAAHGIHPIAGQGLNLGFRDAMTLADLLIEAHHTGQDMGNTRLLTTYQAARRPANLAMLLATDALDRLFSTDRRSVRLARDLGIAAVHRLRPLKQFFMRQAMG, encoded by the coding sequence ATGGTCCACGCACTGCCTGACATCCCGCCTTCTTCTGAAAACACTTTGCTGGAAGCCGATCTCTGCATCGTAGGGGCGGGTCCGGTGGGTGGGACTCTCGCCTGTCGGCTGGCGGCTGCGGGGCTGCGTGTTGCGATCATCGATAAGGCATCCTTGCCGCCCATGGAGCATCCGGCCTTCGATGGCAGGGCCTATGCGATTGCTGCCGGGGTCAGGAATTTTCTGGCTGAGGCAGGCCTTTGGGATCTTCTGCCGGATATGCCCTGCCCCATTCACGGCATTCGTGTATCGGATGGCAAGGTTGGACGCCCGGCCTCACCGCTGCATCTGCATTTCGACCATGCGGAGACGGGACAGGACAGTACCAGCGATCAGGCTTTCGGCTGGATGGTGGAAGCCCGCGCCCTGCGCCGTGCGCTGAATCAGCGGCTGCATGATGACCCGTCGATTCATTTGTTTGCCCCTGCCGACTATGACATACAGCGCATGGAAGAAGGTGTGATCATCCATATCCACCAGCACGGCCAAACGCCCGTGCAGCTTCGCTGTGCCCTGGTCATCGCCGCGGAAGGACGACAAAGTCCGCTGCGGAAGGAAGCCGGTATCCGGGTCACGAAGCTGGGATATGACCAGATCGGCATGGTCTGCGCCGTGGCACATGAGCATCCGCACAACAACATTGCTCTGGAGCATTTTCTGCCCGGTGGCCCCTTCGCCCAACTGCCGATGACCGGTATTCCCGGTTCTCCCCATATTTCGGCCATCGTCTGGACCGAACGGGGCGCCGTTGCACAGCGTCTCGCCACATTGGACGATGCGCGTTACACGAAAGAATTACAGCGCCGGCTGGGTGATCATCTGGGGGAGATCAGGTTGCTGGGCCGCCGCTGGAGCTATCCGCTCAGCGCGCTGCATGCACATCGCTATTATGATACACGCCTGCTGCTGGTGGGCGACGCCGCTCACGGTATTCATCCGATTGCCGGGCAGGGCCTGAATCTCGGTTTCCGGGATGCGATGACACTGGCCGATCTGTTGATCGAGGCGCATCACACCGGGCAGGATATGGGGAATACGCGACTGCTCACCACCTATCAGGCGGCACGGCGCCCCGCCAATCTCGCCATGCTGCTGGCGACCGACGCGCTGGACCGGCTGTTCAGCACCGATCGCCGTTCTGTCAGACTGGCACGTGATCTCGGGATTGCGGCGGTACATCGCCTGCGCCCGCTGAAGCAATTTTTCATGCGTCAGGCGATGGGATAA